In the genome of Candidatus Bathyarchaeota archaeon, one region contains:
- a CDS encoding Gfo/Idh/MocA family oxidoreductase, with translation MRRLRAGLISFAHMHAYSYARVLKELPNVEFVAIADDDRARGEEACRRYGVKKFYEDFREMFKSEELDFVVITSENAKHHDQAVEAAENGVHILCEKPIATSLRDADDMIRRAREAGVKFQTCFVMRYSDVVLRVKELLDSGGLGRLVAITATNHGKCPGGWFVDKELAGGGTIMDHTVHVADLMRWFTGSEASKVYAEMGINIRKQLTVEDNALIMLSFRNGVQASIDPSWSRPDSFPIWGDVYMELLGSDGRLMLDGFRQVVYSSNVKGGPTWVHHYWGCDVDYEMVRHFVKCITDDLEPRATGFDGRQALEIALAAYKSIEEGRSVTLPLL, from the coding sequence TTGAGAAGACTTAGGGCTGGTTTAATAAGCTTTGCTCACATGCACGCCTACAGCTACGCCAGGGTTCTAAAGGAGCTTCCAAACGTGGAGTTCGTGGCCATAGCAGACGACGATAGGGCTAGGGGGGAAGAGGCTTGTCGAAGATACGGCGTTAAGAAGTTTTACGAAGACTTTAGAGAGATGTTCAAGAGCGAGGAGTTGGATTTTGTAGTCATAACGTCTGAGAACGCTAAGCATCATGACCAAGCGGTAGAGGCCGCAGAAAACGGGGTTCACATACTCTGTGAGAAGCCCATAGCCACCAGCCTAAGAGACGCGGATGATATGATAAGGAGAGCTAGGGAGGCTGGTGTCAAGTTTCAGACATGCTTCGTAATGCGATACAGCGACGTGGTGTTGAGGGTTAAGGAGCTCTTAGACTCCGGTGGACTCGGTAGGCTTGTAGCGATAACCGCTACGAACCATGGCAAGTGTCCAGGTGGATGGTTTGTCGACAAGGAGCTTGCAGGTGGTGGGACCATAATGGACCATACGGTTCACGTCGCCGACTTAATGAGGTGGTTCACAGGTTCAGAGGCTTCGAAGGTCTACGCCGAGATGGGTATAAACATAAGAAAACAGCTTACGGTCGAAGATAACGCTTTGATCATGCTTAGCTTCAGGAACGGGGTTCAGGCGTCGATAGACCCGAGCTGGTCTAGGCCAGACAGCTTCCCGATATGGGGAGACGTCTACATGGAGCTCCTCGGCTCCGATGGGAGGCTTATGCTGGACGGTTTTAGACAGGTTGTATACTCCTCTAATGTAAAGGGTGGACCTACTTGGGTGCATCACTACTGGGGATGCGACGTAGACTACGAGATGGTAAGACACTTCGTGAAGTGTATAACGGATGACCTGGAGCCTAGGGCAACGGGCTTCGACGGTAGACAGGCTCTCGAAATAGCTTTAGCAGCCTATAAGTCGATAGAGGAAGGTAGATCTGTGACGCTTCCACTTCTATAG
- a CDS encoding DUF4037 domain-containing protein, with translation MSPLEKESGCDGSTSALLKGENLIDRFLKVAEELVSRITSLSGVAGVVFLGGLARGFVDRFSDLDIGVFLCERDERLRRRIYGLRSEVESRYGIEVDLEVHFLEDFERRRWGEADRWLYSKAKIVFDPEGRVKKVLERKLNQPEEFWINRMATCAEYLKWYCCSSREDIGTIAETWVERGDLLAAHYCVNYAVDLLLTILYTLNREFLPAPKWRIFYSHTLRLKPRDYRRLIEEAVKVGSLSRRELERRLEAVRRLWLWVVERIKEETGLTLEDLSKRYVETVLRQPWIPRYHQ, from the coding sequence ATGTCTCCTCTGGAGAAGGAAAGTGGATGCGACGGGTCTACAAGCGCTTTATTGAAAGGCGAGAACCTGATCGATAGGTTTCTTAAGGTCGCCGAGGAACTCGTTTCGAGGATAACGTCTCTGAGCGGTGTCGCCGGGGTGGTTTTTCTAGGCGGCTTAGCCAGAGGCTTTGTGGATAGGTTCTCAGACCTGGACATCGGCGTTTTCCTATGTGAAAGAGATGAGCGACTGAGGAGGAGAATCTACGGTCTACGCTCAGAGGTCGAAAGCCGCTACGGGATCGAAGTCGACCTTGAGGTCCATTTTCTCGAAGACTTCGAACGTCGGAGATGGGGTGAAGCCGACAGGTGGCTATACTCCAAGGCGAAAATCGTCTTCGACCCAGAGGGTAGAGTCAAGAAGGTCTTGGAAAGAAAGTTAAACCAGCCGGAGGAGTTTTGGATAAACCGTATGGCCACGTGTGCGGAGTATTTGAAGTGGTACTGCTGCTCCTCGCGTGAAGACATCGGCACGATCGCGGAGACCTGGGTCGAGAGAGGAGACCTCCTAGCCGCGCATTATTGCGTAAACTATGCGGTCGACCTACTGCTTACGATTTTATACACCCTCAATAGGGAGTTCCTACCTGCGCCGAAGTGGAGGATCTTCTACTCCCACACGTTGAGGCTGAAGCCTAGAGACTACAGGAGGCTCATCGAGGAGGCCGTTAAGGTGGGGAGCCTCTCGAGAAGGGAGCTTGAGAGGAGGCTTGAAGCCGTGAGGCGGCTCTGGCTCTGGGTTGTCGAGAGGATAAAAGAGGAAACTGGGTTGACGTTGGAAGACCTCTCTAAACGCTACGTCGAGACTGTACTCCGGCAGCCTTGGATACCTAGATACCATCAATAA
- the glmM gene encoding phosphoglucosamine mutase, translated as MDAKASQPSFGTFGLRGIANVDLTPQLALRIGLCMANYLGPGKTVVVGRDPRTSSAMLSMAISSGLLSGGCHVKDVGLVTTPALSFAVKTLKADGGVMVTASHNPPEWNGIKLWNGDGSGFSRSQDRVIEDMLRRGEFRRVEWSRIGRFERVEGIPDKYVEGILSRVDVDAIRRRGYRVVLDCGGGSACYSSPKLLRKLGCDLKAINCRPDGFFKQRLPEPRPENLSRLMQTVRSIGADLGVAHDGDADRAAFIDEKGRYVQGDRILALICLNYLRNRPKGLIVTTVITSSVIYDVAEMVGARVVLTPVGEPYVVEKMKETGAEIGGEENVGLIVRDWVWSREGAYAVALVLELMAKEGRSLSELSESLPRYEQAKLNVRCDREVFPLIKHRVIELVKEMLPKDYDRLVTIDGVKAYYGRNWVLVRPSGTEPLFRVFAEAEDKTTLEELKRLGVKATEDAVKELTDKIKRSSKV; from the coding sequence TTGGATGCTAAAGCTTCTCAACCATCCTTCGGAACCTTCGGTTTAAGGGGGATAGCCAACGTCGACCTGACACCTCAGCTGGCTCTCAGGATAGGGCTTTGCATGGCCAACTACCTGGGACCAGGTAAAACGGTCGTGGTCGGTAGAGACCCGAGGACATCTTCAGCGATGCTTAGCATGGCCATATCCTCAGGGCTTCTAAGCGGAGGCTGTCACGTTAAGGATGTGGGCTTGGTCACCACACCTGCGCTCTCTTTCGCCGTTAAAACCCTCAAAGCCGATGGAGGAGTCATGGTCACGGCCTCACATAACCCACCTGAGTGGAACGGTATCAAGCTTTGGAACGGCGACGGCTCAGGCTTCTCCAGAAGCCAGGACAGGGTTATAGAAGACATGCTCAGACGTGGAGAGTTTAGACGTGTAGAGTGGAGCCGTATAGGCCGGTTTGAGAGGGTCGAGGGTATACCTGACAAGTATGTGGAGGGTATTCTAAGCAGGGTGGACGTCGACGCCATCAGGCGTAGGGGCTATAGAGTCGTCCTAGACTGCGGCGGAGGCTCCGCATGCTACAGCTCCCCAAAGCTTCTACGGAAACTCGGATGCGACCTTAAGGCTATAAACTGCCGACCGGACGGGTTCTTCAAACAGAGGCTTCCCGAGCCTAGGCCTGAGAACCTATCGAGGCTTATGCAGACCGTCAGGTCAATAGGCGCTGACCTGGGGGTAGCTCACGACGGTGACGCCGATAGGGCAGCTTTCATAGACGAGAAGGGTCGGTACGTTCAAGGTGACAGGATCCTAGCCCTGATATGTCTAAACTACTTAAGAAACAGGCCTAAGGGGTTGATAGTCACGACCGTGATAACAAGCTCCGTGATCTACGATGTCGCCGAGATGGTCGGCGCGAGGGTGGTTCTAACGCCTGTAGGTGAACCCTACGTAGTCGAGAAGATGAAGGAGACGGGTGCCGAGATAGGCGGTGAGGAGAACGTGGGCTTGATAGTCAGGGACTGGGTCTGGAGTAGGGAGGGTGCTTACGCGGTAGCCTTAGTCTTGGAACTCATGGCTAAGGAGGGTAGATCTCTATCTGAGCTTTCGGAGAGCCTACCTAGATACGAGCAGGCTAAGCTGAACGTCAGATGCGATAGAGAGGTCTTCCCGCTTATAAAGCATAGGGTGATCGAGCTAGTCAAGGAGATGCTTCCGAAAGACTATGACAGGCTTGTTACTATAGATGGGGTAAAGGCTTACTATGGGCGGAATTGGGTTCTAGTGAGACCCTCAGGAACCGAGCCTCTGTTCAGGGTTTTCGCTGAGGCGGAGGATAAGACGACGCTTGAGGAGCTCAAGAGGCTAGGTGTAAAAGCCACCGAAGACGCGGTTAAGGAGCTGACGGATAAAATTAAAAGGAGCTCGAAGGTTTAA